In Saccharomycodes ludwigii strain NBRC 1722 chromosome III, whole genome shotgun sequence, one DNA window encodes the following:
- the TMA17 gene encoding Tma17p (similar to Saccharomyces cerevisiae YDL110C | TMA17 | Translation Machinery Associated) produces MPFQSNIRPIKTIEFKEAIQNYTASQLEKEKSTIENAISHLQSSNKRMDLLLKKLQADHTKSKMVDEDQFQQEFGNEELVESNEDGKNTGNSEDIKLFEDSIKENEGVLYNYFVRLQAIRDEEEARLTSTKTNDGTITPATSNTTANPNNVFI; encoded by the coding sequence atgccTTTTCAATCAAATATTAGACCCATCAAAACTATAGAATTCAAAGAAGCTATTCAAAATTATACTGCTTCACAGctagaaaaggaaaaatcaACCATTGAAAATGCTATTTCTCATTTGCAAAGttctaataaaagaatGGACTTGTTGTTAAAGAAATTGCAAGCAGATCATACAAAAAGCAAAATGGTTGATGAAGATCAATTCCAACAGGAATTCGGTAATGAAGAACTAGTAGAAAGTAATGAAGACGGTAAAAATACAGGTAACTCGGAGGATATCAAGTTGTTTGAAGATTcgataaaagaaaatgaaggTGTGTTATacaattattttgttaggTTGCAAGCTATCAGAGATGAAGAGGAAGCCAGGTTAACTAGTACCAAAACTAATGATGGAACTATTACGCCTGCTACTTCCAATACTACAGCTAATCCTAacaatgtttttatataa
- a CDS encoding lipase ROG1 family protein (similar to Saccharomyces cerevisiae YGL144C | ROG1 | Revertant Of Glycogen synthase kinase mutation (paralog of YDL109C | putative lipase)) yields the protein MQSQEYYKNRSTVKVGEIERYIIKYNLFEGTTIPQNLKLGSLHVKVKNLENLSKRAAYLIGPYSLYCDIRTSQYHHNQHSFITADQPKYELDLQPQRSFNFELQMHKIRNEYVWILDVVSQIIFTTNASITFDVLIWGDDNLDRDRLTIDRLNTLDLWNLPRKLDKNLEKEHLVILAHGLHSNLTADMFYLKEQIEQSSPKIIVQGYAGNVCKTEKGVKYLGTNLAEYIVHELYTENIRKISFVGHSLGGLIQTFAIAYIGLKYPTFFSKVEPINFITLSSPLLGVVTDNPAFVQFFLSVGIVGKTGQDLGLKDNEATGKPLLTLLPCKHTRRLLKKFKNRTVYANSINDGIVPLYTSALMYLDYDDILQNLNNLGKFPYKKNSDRTKQRQELDSSNQYFITKSVVKPISKAINLLAPQWQQPNPQMSGSNATEIIDSDSASIIDNQYSKKLPKSTMLESAANVLLQPVPSPKYIYEPKSRENVIIHDKVYAYEDIKKYATKADAKKIYSFYDIFQPNLTFRKTEEEIAKKWHKGLTWRKVVVALKSDAHNNIFVRRRFPNGYGWPVIDHLVEEHFLHDEYIPETNLPHDIDIKECEESIEGDEDADDLQWLTSPTKDSLFDVGPTGMISTVGEFVEAFTRKMTNGNDSLLAEDKNKTKFSIISRNGTMTVDKNKNTLSNILIDGNPQEDMFNYLKEDSDLDLSTV from the coding sequence ATGCAGTCTcaagaatattataaaaatagatcGACAGTAAAGGTTGGTGAGATCGAAAggtatataattaaatataatttatttgagGGAACTACAATACCCCAAAATTTGAAGTTGGGTAGCTTACATGTCAAGgtgaaaaatttagaaaatttatCCAAAAGAGCGGCATATTTGATCGGACCTTATTCATTATACTGTGACATTAGAACAAGCCAATACCACCATAATCAGCATTCATTTATAACAGCAGACCAGCCCAAGTATGAACTAGACCTACAACCGCAAAGATCCTTTAACTTTGAGTTACAGATGCataaaataagaaatgAATATGTATGGATTTTGGATGTAGTAAGTCAAATAATCTTTACTACAAATGCATCCATTACTTTTGATGTTCTTATATGGGGTGACGACAATTTAGATAGAGACAGACTAACCATTGATAGACTAAATACTTTAGATTTATGGAATTTGCCTAGAAAATTGGATAAGAATTTAGAAAAGGAACATTTAGTGATTTTAGCCCATGGCTTACATTCAAACTTAACCGCTgatatgttttatttaaaagaacaGATAGAGCAATCAAGTCCCAAGATCATAGTGCAAGGATATGCTGGGAACGTTTGTAAGACTGAAAAGGGAGTTAAATATTTGGGTACAAATTTAGCTGAATATATAGTCCATGAACTGTATACCGAAAATATAAGGAAAATCTCATTTGTGGGACACTCCTTAGGTGGATTGATCCAAACATTTGCTATAGCCTACATCGGTTTAAAGTATCCAACTTTTTTCAGCAAGGTAGAAcctattaattttattacattGTCATCTCCACTTTTAGGCGTTGTAACTGACAATCCAGCCtttgttcaattttttttaagtgtAGGGATTGTTGGGAAAACGGGACAAGATTTGGGATTAAAAGATAACGAAGCAACCGGTAAACCATTGTTGACGCTGCTACCATGTAAACATACAAGGagattattgaaaaaattcaaaaatagaACTGTATATGCCAATTCTATAAATGATGGGATCGTTCCTTTATATACATCGGCGTTGATGTATTTGGATTatgatgatattttacaaaatttgaataatttagGTAAATTCccctacaaaaaaaatagtgaTCGTACAAAGCAAAGGCAGGAATTGGATAGCTCGAATCAGTATTTTATAACCAAGTCTGTGGTTAAACCAATATCTAAAGCTATAAACTTGTTGGCACCACAATGGCAACAGCCAAATCCACAGATGAGTGGTAGCAATGCAACCGAAATTATTGACTCTGATAGTGCAAGTATAATAGATAACCAATACTCTAAAAAATTGCCTAAATCTACAATGTTAGAATCTGCAGCAAATGTTTTATTGCAACCAGTTCCATCGcctaaatatatatatgaaccAAAATCTAGagaaaatgttattatccATGATAAAGTCTATGCATATgaagatataaaaaaatatgcaaCAAAAGCAGATgcgaaaaaaatatattctttcTACGATATTTTCCAACCCAATTTAACATTTCGTAAAActgaagaagaaattgcaaaaaaatGGCACAAGGGATTAACGTGGAGAAAAGTTGTAGTTGCTTTGAAATCAGATGcacataataatatctttgttAGGAGACGATTTCCAAATGGGTATGGCTGGCCAGTCATAGATCATTTAGTAGAAGAACATTTTTTGCATGATGAATATATTCCTGAAACAAATTTACCTCatgatattgatattaaGGAATGCGAGGAAAGTATTGAAGGGGATGAGGATGCTGATGATTTACAATGGCTTACCAGTCCAACCAAAGATAGTTTGTTTGATGTAGGCCCAACAGGCATGATTAGTACTGTGGGTGAGTTTGTGGAGGCttttacaagaaaaatgaCAAATGGCAATGATTCTCTTCTTGCCGAAGAtaagaataaaacaaaattttctaTAATCTCAAGAAACGGTACTATGACTGTcgataaaaacaaaaatactTTATCTAACATTTTAATTGACGGCAATCCGCAAGAGGACATGTTTAACTATTTAAAAGAGGATAGTGATTTAGATTTATCAACTGTTTag
- the MRF1 gene encoding Mrf1p (similar to Saccharomyces cerevisiae YGL143C | MRF1 | Mitochondrial peptide chain Release Factor): protein MCKNIFRINPILLFKRFHSQDITFKPLNPSLILRASKFQEELTRLESLMAQNNNSGGGFNVEQQKKYAKLCSITDALKEYQANYEQFKELEEMVKQDPTLSEDAEEEIKEIYPNLEKSKQLLFHKLLPPHPFADKSCLLELRPGVGGTEAMIFAQDLLNMYINYAHHKKWAYRVVSETENEQGNGIVEAILAIDEPGSYDRMKFESGVHRVQRIPATETKGRTHTSTAAVVVLPQMGGEDERETDAYERTFKPEEIRIDVMRARGKGGQHVNTTDSAVRLTHYPSGIVVSMQDERSQHKNKAKAFGILRAKLAELERKEKEEKARKARTDQVTSTDRSDKIRTYNYPQNRITDHRCNFSILDMESVMNGQKFDALIDSMEKYDNDIKAKQLLNNVGQN, encoded by the coding sequence ATGTGCAAGAATATTTTCCGAATTAATCcaattttactttttaaaagatttcaTTCTCAAGATATTACGTTCAAACCATTGAATCCGTCTTTGATACTGAGAGCATCAAAATTCCAGGAAGAATTGACTCGATTAGAAAGCCTTATGgctcaaaataataattctggTGGCGGGTTTAATGttgaacaacaaaaaaagtatgCTAAATTATGCTCTATCACCGATGCGCTAAAAGAATACCAAGCCAATTATGAACAATTTAAAGAGTTGGAAGAAATGGTTAAACAGGATCCAACTTTAAGTGAGGATGCGGAAGAAGAAATCAAAGAGATATATCCTAACCTGGAGAAGAGCAAACAATTATTGTTTCATAAATTATTACCACCCCATCCATTTGCGGATAAATCCTGCTTATTGGAATTGAGACCAGGTGTTGGCGGTACTGAAGCCATGATTTTTGCTcaagatttattaaacatGTACATAAACTATGCACATCATAAAAAATGGGCATACAGAGTTGTTTCTGAAACTGAAAACGAACAAGGCAATGGGATAGTTGAAGCTATTTTGGCCATAGATGAACCTGGATCATATGATAGAATGAAGTTTGAGTCAGGTGTTCATAGAGTACAAAGAATCCCAGCTACAGAAACTAAAGGCAGAACACACACTTCCACCGCGGCAGTTGTTGTTTTACCTCAAATGGGGGGTGAAGATGAAAGGGAAACAGACGCATATGAGCGTACCTTTAAACCAGAAGAAATTAGAATAGACGTTATGAGAGCACGTGGCAAAGGTGGACAACACGTTAATACTACAGATAGTGCTGTTAGATTAACGCATTATCCAAGTGGGATAGTTGTTAGTATGCAAGATGAAAGATCACAACACAAAAATAAGGCTAAAGCCTTTGGTATTTTGAGAGCCAAATTGGCTGAATTggaaagaaaggaaaaagaagaaaaggcAAGAAAGGCAAGAACAGATCAGGTTACAAGTACAGATAGAAGTGATAAAATCCGCACGTACAACTATCCCCAAAACAGAATTACCGATCATAGGTGTAATTTTAGCATATTGGACATGGAATCTGTAATGAATGGTCAGAAATTTGACGCTCTAATAGATTCTATGGAGAAAtatgataatgatataaaAGCCAAACAGTTATTAAATAACGTTGGTCAAAACtga
- the KIN28 gene encoding TFIIH complex serine/threonine-protein kinase subunit KIN28 (similar to Saccharomyces cerevisiae YDL108W | KIN28 | protein KINase), which produces MSNSLYSKEKKVGEGTFAIVYLGRQLEGTTVKRNVAIKEIKTSEFKDGLDMSAIREVKYLQELKHVNVIELVDIYNEKGNLNLVLEFLPADLEMIIKDSSILFTQADIKSWLLMALRGVHHCHRNFILHRDLKPNNLLLAPDGQLKLADFGLARSIPSPQEQLTSNVVTRWYRAPELLFGAKHYTWAVDIWSIGVIFAELMLRIPYLPGKDDIDQIDVTFRALGTPTEKLWPEVSSFPTYNKIKMYPAPSRDELRKRFIAATENALNLMSGMLLMNPHARWDSVKCLQSDYFTELPEPTEPSQLPKLNKKD; this is translated from the coding sequence ATGTCAAATAGTTTATAcagcaaagaaaaaaaagttggtgAAGGTACATTTGCTATTGTTTATCTTGGACGTCAGTTAGAAGGAACAACAGTAAAAAGGAATGTAGctattaaagaaattaaaacttcTGAATTTAAAGATGGCTTGGATATGAGTGCCATAAGAGAAGTGAAATATTTACAAGAGCTCAAACATGTTAATGTTATTGAATTGGTGGATATCTATAATGAAAAGGGAAACTTAAATTTAGTATTAGAATTTCTACCAGCAGATTTAGAAATGATTATTAAAGACAGCTCCATTCTTTTTACGCAAGCTGATATTAAGTCATGGTTACTAATGGCCTTAAGGGGTGTTCATCATTGCCATAGAAATTTCATATTGCATAGAGATTTAAAGCCaaataatttgttattgGCACCAGATGGCCAATTAAAATTAGCAGATTTCGGTTTGGCAAGATCAATTCCATCACCACAAGAACAATTAACAAGCAATGTTGTAACAAGGTGGTATAGGGCACCAGAATTACTTTTCGGTGCTAAGCATTATACATGGGCTGTCGATATATGGTCCATTGGTGTGATATTTGCTGAATTAATGCTAAGAATACCATATTTACCAGGTAAAGATGATATAGATCAAATAGATGTTACATTTAGAGCACTAGGTACCCCTACCGAGAAATTGTGGCCTGAAGTTTCCAGTTTTCCCACAtacaacaaaattaaaatgtaTCCAGCGCCTTCAAGAGATGAATTAAGAAAGAGATTTATTGCAGCGACAGAAAATGCACTAAATTTAATGAGCGGTATGTTATTAATGAATCCACACGCTAGATGGGATTCAGTGAAATGTCTTCAAAGTGATTATTTTACAGAGTTACCAGAACCCACGGAGCCATCTCAATTACCtaaactaaataaaaaggacTAG
- the YIM1 gene encoding Yim1p (similar to Saccharomyces cerevisiae YMR152W | YIM1 | protein of unknown function): MSKETENKQNTEHTSPLVKRRSITFVNNATAPKLTITELNISNCYSADEILIKVHSAAFNPVDILLASFANSWLSARTDKTFGRDFSGEVIKVGSNVQGYDVGDHVCGLFEHLYGTEGTMSDYLILNPTKTKALGKFELSKGSVYTPEVYDKYCSWPLVFGTAFQGLLNYTLTKSIWKEDQSRKILVVGASTSVGTCVVQIAKKYLDISVVDGICSAASFERNKQLGYDTLFDYHSDDLVDQIVANSNKYDVIYDCCGNSYFSQCMDKVLKPKDTGSYYVTIVGDQKMNYKNPKINFVSNLRKLVYCTYNYHVLKLEGSKDFIDVGLDMLSKGELNLPIDSLCEPEEFEKAIDRLESNNAKGKIVVRF, translated from the coding sequence ATGTCCAAAGAAACAGAAAATAAGCAAAATACTGAACACACCAGTCCATTGGTTAAAAGACGCTCCATCACATTCGTTAATAATGCAACCGCACCAAAATTAACTATTACTGAATTGAATATTAGCAACTGTTATTCTGCTGAcgaaattttaattaaagtCCACTCAGCCGCTTTTAATCCGGTTGATATTTTGTTAGCCTCATTTGCTAATTCTTGGTTATCGGCTAGAACCGATAAAACTTTTGGTAGAGATTTTAGCGGTGAAGTTATTAAAGTAGGGTCAAATGTTCAAGGTTATGACGTCGGAGACCATGTGTGTGGGTTGTTTGAACATCTTTACGGTACTGAAGGTACCATGAGTGactatttgattttaaatccAACTAAAACAAAAGCCTTAGGTAAATTTGAGTTATCTAAGGGCAGTGTTTATACCCCTGAAGTCTATGATAAATATTGTTCATGGCCTTTGGTTTTTGGTACTGCTTTCCAAGGTTTGTTAAATTATACCCTAACCAAAAGTATCTGGAAGGAAGATCAATCACGTAAAATCTTAGTTGTTGGCGCATCAACCTCTGTTGGTACATGTGTTGTTCAAATTGCCAAGAAATATTTGGATATTTCTGTAGTTGATGGTATTTGTTCTGCTGCATCCTTTGaaagaaataaacaattaGGTTATGACACTCTATTTGATTATCATTCTGATGATTTGGTGGATCAAATCGTTGCTAATTCTAACAAGTACGATGTTATATATGATTGTTGCGGTAACAGTTACTTTTCCCAGTGTATGgataaagttttaaaaccaAAGGATACCGGCTCCTATTATGTTACTATTGTTGGTGACCAAAAGATGAATTACAAAAATcctaaaattaattttgtcTCAAATTTGCGCAAGTTGGTTTATTGTACTTACAATTATCACGTTCTTAAATTGGAAGGTTCTAAAGATTTTATTGATGTTGGCTTGGATATGTTGAGCAAAGGAGAGTTGAATTTACCAATCGATTCTCTTTGCGAACCTgaagaatttgaaaagGCTATTGACAGGTTAGAATCTAATAACGCAAAAGGTAAGATCGTGGTtagattttaa
- the TIP20 gene encoding Tip20p (similar to Saccharomyces cerevisiae YGL145W | TIP20 | SEC20 (Twenty) Interacting Protein): MEISTIDDFVLIDNELKQIELKREELATTIPNLSKKAICDEKPADVSNEINSSLVYLASDLSHINQLSDLDQLVKTYGASIKNLETYQHISQVLHERQLEQENLNLYYKTNEIDSKVKNLSSVDEFYNLINTTILSDPLISTNIKDVLKKSIESKINEFKKTIIPTFQQLLLNSNWDKLNSTESRNNGQYLNKNVADSMKKYSDDLFKISLIYNEIMKPEIKQYFNFDCIANNFNIKFIYHFNSNIGHNDNNPTSELETQTIDTYFKFLHIYLSENLYKCISIFHNEDIGLTKELCHQQFINHILNPIRKKIQATLNFIVKSPSDNNLNHLVVLISQIFITDNTLWKIYYYDYYGLVSLIPENVLQTWVDFESTLAQRQFKNFLTSGLNNLLKNGPDFVKYLESLFEYFTPLFSVNLPNFFNPQIQVFRNNFLQLIQLFKDFNINYNSINNITDATGINTAGSLGNSDMKNDEELQFKENVVRLRNMQLVYDVMIHLENKPDCIKLTNIFNKKTKSTFGNLFSGELINYKESILALNESLVHRFKKMFGASLRTYFKIDRWNSTGDESNAHNDNVTNTNTSCSPELFSSVSIVKKCVDVMRSYNLDSLNLEQFQSGCMSIIINYLTNYTLKLNEFSKDGLLQLICDYKTLKMSLGFQSGEIISLDDGSFLDTLKVYKVLKFYNEEKKSKWLDKNYIRKNKFDDLKTQLDIKYASNDEIAYILYKIV; encoded by the coding sequence ATGGAAATATCTACAATTGATGACTTCGTTTTAATTGATAATGAACTAAAACAAATAGAATTGAAAAGAGAAGAATTAGCTACAACGATTCCAAATTTGTCAAAAAAAGCTATTTGTGATGAAAAACCAGCTGATGTTTCCAATGAAATTAATTCTAGCCTAGTTTATCTTGCTAGTGACTTATCTCATATTAATCAATTATCTGATTTAGATCAATTAGTTAAAACATATGGTgcttcaattaaaaatttggaaactTATCAGCATATTTCACAAGTTTTACATGAAAGGCAATTGGAACAAGAGAAtctaaatttatattacaAAACTAATGAAATTGATAGCAAAGTTAAAAATCTTTCTTCTGTTGATGAGTTTTATAATTTGATCAATACTACTATACTCTCCGATCCGCTTATTTCCACCAACATCAAAGATGtcttgaaaaaaagtattgaaagcaaaattaatgaatttaaaaagacTATTATACCAACTTTTCAAcaactattattaaattcaaattgGGATAAATTAAACAGCACTGAGAGCAGAAATAATGGACAgtatttaaacaaaaatgtcGCTGACTCAATGAAGAAATATTCTGacgatttatttaaaatcagTCTTATTTATAATGAAATTATGAAGCCAGaaattaaacaatattttaattttgactGTATTGctaacaattttaatataaaatttatctATCATTTCAACAGCAACATTGGCCACAATGACAACAATCCTACAAGTGAGCTGGAGACTCAAACCATCGatacatattttaaatttttgcACATTTATTTGAGTGAAAATTTATACAAATGCATATCCATTTTTCATAATGAAGATATCGGTCTAACAAAGGAACTTTGCCACCAGCAATTTATAAACCATATTTTGAACCCaatcagaaaaaaaatacaagcCACATTGAATTTTATTGTCAAATCACCTTCTGACAATAATTTAAACCATTTAGTAGTTTTAATTTcccaaatttttattaccgATAATACATTGTGGAAAATCTATTACTACGATTATTACGGGTTAGTCTCTTTGATTCCAGAAAACGTCCTACAGACATGGGTTGATTTTGAATCTACTCTGGCACAAAGACAATTCAAGAATTTCTTGACCTCAGGGTTGAAcaatttgttgaaaaatggTCCGGATTTTGTCAAATACTTGGAATCTCTTTTTGAGTACTTCACCCCGTTATTTTCTGTTAATTtgccaaatttttttaatccacAGATTCAGGTGTTTAGAAATAATTTCTTACAATTAATTCAGTTGTTTAAAGATTtcaatataaattataacagcatcaataatatcacTGATGCTACTGGCATTAACACTGCTGGAAGTTTGGGAAACTCAGATATGAAAAATGACGAAGAACTacaatttaaagaaaacgTTGTTAGATTGAGAAATATGCAATTAGTTTATGACGTGATGATACATTTAGAGAATAAGCCAGATTGTAttaaattaacaaatattttcaataaaaagacaaaatcAACATTTGGTAACTTATTTTCTGGGGAATTGATCAATTATAAAGAATCTATTTTAGCCCTTAATGAATCTTTGGTCCatagatttaaaaaaatgtttggTGCTTCTTTAAGAACATACTTTAAGATAGATAGATGGAATTCTACAGGCGATGAATCCAATGCTCATAATGACAATGTTACCAATACTAACACATCTTGTTCTCCAGAACTTTTCTCATCAGTTAGTATAGTTAAAAAGTGCGTTGATGTGATGCGTTCATATAACTTGGATTCCTTAAATCTTGAACAATTTCAGTCAGGTTGTATGTCGAtcataataaattatttaacaaACTATACATTAAAATTGAACGAATTTAGCAAAGATGGCTTGCTTCAGCTAATATGTGATTACAAGACATTAAAAATGAGTTTAGGATTCCAATCAGGTGAAATAATTTCACTTGATGATGGCTCTTTTTTGGATACCTTGAAGGTGtacaaagttttaaaattttacaatgaggaaaaaaaaagtaaatggCTAGATAAAAACTATATcaggaaaaataaattcgATGATTTGAAGACTCAGTTGGATATTAAATATGCTTCAAATGATGAAATTGcctatattttatataaaattgtgTAA
- the RRT6 gene encoding Rrt6p (similar to Saccharomyces cerevisiae YGL146C | RRT6 | Regulator of rDNA Transcription) yields MLSFSLLFDVMVCRSDSVNLLPGEKYPIYRKNEIILNFELEPIKRNNYNSSITPFCFQVDIPVTNYYQNTKIENNRSIILLTLNVQDKLKYHVDISRFGPIASKKNKQRLSMELELSNKLFYKISNIRSTRSKIFLQIPSSELAYNTNKSMHFCFNNLVTDHSWNSIDTIKDIQLSIFVESDNNIRHRNAISNSNKDGSVLIYYLCAYKKKVIDIHNQIKKDIVDHSLVKGLLELECQSRNFNEKTFSDVIYWFIITMLISIILNDVILPYMVYNYFLVI; encoded by the coding sequence ATGTTAAGTTTTTCTCTATTATTTGATGTAATGGTATGCCGTAGTGACAGTGTAAATTTGCTACCAGGTGAAAAATACCCAATCTACAGGAAAAATGAGATCATCTTAAATTTCGAATTAGAACCAATAAAACGTAATAATTACAATTCTAGCATTACTCCTTTCTGTTTCCAAGTCGATATACCTGTCACAAACTATTATCAAAATACCaagattgaaaataatagatcaataatattattaactttAAATGTGCaggataaattaaaatatcatgTAGATATCTCAAGGTTTGGACCCATTGCCtccaagaaaaataaacaaagatTATCAATGGAATTAGAGTTAtccaataaattattttacaaGATTTCAAACATTAGGAGCACCCGtagtaaaatatttttacagATTCCAAGTTCTGAGTTGGCTTACAATACAAACAAAAGTAtgcatttttgttttaataatttagtGACGGATCACTCTTGGAATAGTATAGACACCATTAAAGACATTCAACTATCTATTTTTGTGGAATCTGACAATAATATCAGACACAGGAATGCTATTTCGAACAGTAATAAAGATGGAAGTGTTTTGATATATTACCTTTGtgcatataaaaaaaaggtaattGATATTCATAATCAAATTAAGAAAGATATAGTTGATCATAGTTTGGTGAAAGGGTTACTTGAGTTGGAATGCCAATCAAGaaattttaatgaaaaaaccTTTTCTGATGTGATATActggtttattattacaatgTTGATCAGCATAATACTTAATGATGTGATTTTGCCATACATggtatataattattttttagtaATTTAA
- a CDS encoding NAD(P)/FAD-dependent oxidoreductase (similar to Saccharomyces cerevisiae YIL155C | GUT2 | Glycerol UTilization): protein MLVRKTLGLGISFCRFASDYSHAVIGAGVVGLAVASELSKINGSSVLVIEKNKQFGMETSSRNSEVIHAGLYYPKDSLKGKLCIEGKNIIYNELKPRISGVDWIKCGKIIVAQTDYDDFVIENMYTKCKEELGVPVQLIPSNKMQYLEPSIVANRGGLLSPTTGIINSHSLMAYLESELKTNDGDIILNTEVLNMDYSSSSKEYTVLCKDVPSNEEIEITVDNVINCAGLYSDKVANMLLPLERHKRIYYGKGNYFKLNTSTVPPVRHLIYPIPPKNGKSLGTHLTIDPDYNIRFGPDMEYVNSPADYEVNTSNLKYAYEQIINYYPHISMDQLEPAYSGIRPKLQGPGEKGFEDYYIKEEEGFPGFINLMGIESPGLTSSIAIGRYIKSKYF, encoded by the coding sequence atgttagTTAGAAAAACTTTAGGATTAGGTATTTCTTTTTGCAGATTTGCTTCTGATTATTCACATGCCGTTATAGGGGCTGGTGTAGTTGGTTTAGCTGTGGCATCagaattatcaaaaattaatggATCCAGTGTTTtagttattgaaaaaaataaacaatttggTATGGAAACAAGTAGTAGAAACAGTGAGGTTATTCATGCTGGTTTATACTACCCAAAAGATTCCTTAAAAGGCAAATTATGTATTGAGGggaaaaatatcatttataATGAGCTGAAACCTAGAATAAGCGGTGTGGATTGGATCAAATGTGGGAAAATTATAGTTGCTCAAACTGATTATGATGATTTTGTCATTGAAAATATGTATACCAAATGTAAAGAAGAATTAGGTGTGCCTGTACAACTAATTCCATCTAACAAGATGCAATATCTGGAACCATCCATTGTTGCAAATAGAGGTGGACTGCTATCTCCAACCACaggtattattaattcacATTCCTTAATGGCTTATTTAGAGTCAGAATTGAAAACTAATGATGgcgatattattttaaataccGAGGTCTTGAATATGGACTATTCTTCATCCTCTAAAGAATATACTGTTTTATGCAAAGATGTGCCATCAAATGAGGAAATTGAAATTACTGTTGATAACGTTATTAATTGTGCTGGCTTATACAGTGATAAAGTTGCTAATATGCTGCTTCCTTTGGAAAGGCACAAAAGGATTTATTATGGTAAAGGAAATTATTTCAAGTTGAATACATCTACAGTACCACCTGTAAGACATTTGATCTACCCTATTCCTCCAAAAAACGGGAAATCGTTAGGTACACATTTAACTATTGACCCAGATTATAATATAAGGTTTGGGCCTGACATGGAATACGTTAATTCTCCCGCTGATTATGAAGTCAACACAAGCAATCTGAAATATGCATatgaacaaataataaattattatcctCATATATCTATGGACCAATTAGAACCTGCATACTCAGGCATTAGGCCTAAATTACAAGGTCCAGGGGAAAAGGGTTTTGAAGATTACTAtattaaagaagaagaaggttTCCCAGGGTTCATTAATTTGATGGGAATTGAAAGTCCCGGATTAACCAGCAGCATTGCAATTGGAAGGTACATTAAATCtaaatacttttaa